A window of the Streptomyces sp. NBC_00250 genome harbors these coding sequences:
- a CDS encoding FGGY family carbohydrate kinase, whose translation MGIVAGLDSSAEFTRIVVCDTDTGAVLRQGYAPHPGEPKAVDVDPQTWLLSLGEAATGGLLEGVQAIGVSAQQHGLVPLDAQGGLVRPALVRNDKRAQVAAADLVESLGGRQAWAEAVGSVPGAGQPVAKLRWLARTEPEHARRIAMVLQPHDWLVWQLLGRPARRTTDRGAASGTGYWSARTGTYRPDLVELALGHQAVLPEVLGPADAAGTTPEGLLISAGTGETMAAALGLGLGPGDAVVSLGASGSVMAVHHEALADPGGMITSFADATGMHLPVVHTSNAVRALRGTAEMLGVDSLEELSALALKSTPGASGLVLLPYLEGERTPNLPHTAGTLSGLRRESMKPEHLARAAFEGMLCALTDAMDVLRGRGVEVRRVFLLGAAAALPAVQALAPALFGAQVVVPQPADYAALGAARQAAWALGVARGTLSPSTPPAWQGAAAQILEPGEDLSAGQAVRRQYAATRDQLHPGAFGS comes from the coding sequence ATGGGGATAGTCGCAGGACTCGACAGCTCAGCGGAGTTCACACGCATCGTCGTCTGTGACACGGACACGGGTGCCGTACTGCGGCAGGGATACGCCCCTCACCCGGGCGAACCCAAGGCCGTGGACGTCGACCCGCAGACCTGGCTGCTCTCGCTCGGGGAGGCCGCCACCGGCGGGCTCCTGGAGGGCGTGCAGGCCATCGGCGTGTCCGCGCAGCAGCACGGACTCGTACCGCTCGACGCGCAGGGCGGCCTGGTGCGGCCCGCGCTCGTCCGCAACGACAAGCGGGCCCAGGTCGCCGCCGCCGACCTCGTCGAATCCCTCGGCGGACGTCAGGCCTGGGCCGAGGCCGTCGGCTCCGTGCCCGGCGCCGGGCAGCCGGTCGCCAAGCTGCGCTGGCTGGCCCGCACCGAACCCGAGCACGCCCGGCGGATCGCGATGGTCCTCCAGCCGCACGACTGGCTGGTGTGGCAGCTCCTCGGCCGGCCCGCCCGGCGCACCACCGACCGCGGCGCCGCCTCCGGCACCGGCTACTGGTCGGCCCGCACCGGCACGTACCGCCCCGACCTCGTCGAGCTGGCCCTCGGCCACCAGGCCGTGCTGCCCGAGGTCCTCGGCCCGGCCGACGCGGCCGGCACCACGCCCGAGGGGCTCCTCATCTCCGCCGGTACGGGCGAGACGATGGCCGCCGCGCTGGGCCTCGGGCTCGGCCCCGGCGACGCGGTGGTCTCGCTCGGCGCCTCCGGCTCCGTGATGGCCGTCCACCACGAGGCCCTCGCCGACCCCGGCGGCATGATCACCTCCTTCGCCGACGCCACCGGCATGCACCTGCCCGTCGTCCACACCTCCAACGCGGTACGGGCGCTGCGCGGCACCGCCGAGATGCTGGGCGTGGACTCGCTCGAAGAGCTGTCCGCGCTGGCCCTGAAGTCGACGCCGGGCGCCTCCGGGCTCGTCCTGCTGCCCTATCTGGAGGGCGAGCGGACCCCGAACCTGCCGCACACCGCGGGCACGCTCAGCGGGCTGCGGCGCGAGTCGATGAAGCCCGAGCACCTGGCGCGGGCGGCGTTCGAGGGCATGCTCTGCGCGCTCACCGACGCCATGGACGTGCTGCGCGGGCGGGGCGTCGAGGTGCGCCGGGTCTTCCTGCTCGGCGCCGCGGCGGCCCTTCCGGCGGTGCAGGCGCTCGCGCCCGCGCTGTTCGGCGCGCAGGTCGTCGTTCCGCAGCCGGCCGATTACGCGGCGCTCGGTGCGGCCCGACAGGCCGCCTGGGCGCTCGGGGTGGCGCGGGGCACGCTGTCCCCTTCGACTCCCCCGGCCTGGCAGGGCGCGGCCGCACAGATCCTGGAGCCGGGCGAGGACCTGTCCGCGGGCCAGGCGGTCCGGCGGCAGTACGCGGCGACCCGGGACCAGCTCCACCCGGGTGCGTTCGGTTCGTGA
- a CDS encoding YtxH domain-containing protein, whose protein sequence is MRYKLTFVVGLALGYVVGTRAGRERYEQMKKSAREFAQNPAVRNAAESAAQTGRQVAGKAAHAVGDKVGDRLPSSVTDRFQALRGRGAANGKVEEDEWGTSNT, encoded by the coding sequence ATGCGATACAAGCTGACGTTCGTCGTAGGACTCGCCCTCGGTTACGTGGTCGGCACGCGGGCCGGACGCGAGCGCTACGAGCAGATGAAGAAGTCCGCGAGGGAGTTCGCGCAGAACCCGGCCGTGCGCAACGCCGCCGAGTCCGCCGCCCAGACCGGGCGGCAGGTCGCGGGCAAGGCCGCGCACGCCGTGGGCGACAAGGTGGGCGACCGGCTGCCGTCCTCCGTGACCGACCGGTTCCAGGCGCTGCGCGGGCGCGGCGCGGCCAACGGGAAGGTCGAGGAAGACGAGTGGGGCACCAGCAACACCTGA